In a single window of the Pongo abelii isolate AG06213 chromosome 1, NHGRI_mPonAbe1-v2.0_pri, whole genome shotgun sequence genome:
- the LOC112135426 gene encoding large ribosomal subunit protein eL37-like, with amino-acid sequence MVPPEKPVPVDTCDNPRSSVNIHVFIVKSPTEGLSHRSKVTKGTSSFGKRRNKTHTCHCCGSKAYRLWKLTCGKCGYSAKRKRKYNCSAKAKRQNTTGTGRMRHLKIVDRGFRQRFREGTTPKPKRAAAAASSSS; translated from the exons ATGGTCCCACCAGAGAAGCCGGTTCCCGTGGACACCTGTGATAATCCACGTAGTTCCGTCAACATCCATGTTTTTATAGTGAAGAGCCCCACAGAGGG TCTTAGCCACAGAAGCAAGGTGACGAAGGGAACATCATCGTTTGGAAAGCGTCGCAATAAGACGCACACGTGCCACTGCTGTGGCTCTAAGGCCTACCGCCTTTGGAAGTTGACCTGTGGCAAATGTGGCTACTCCGCCAAGCGCAAGAGAAAGTATAACTGCAGTGCCAAGGCTAAAAGACAAAATACCACCGGGACTGGTCGAATGAGGCACCTAAAAATTGTAGACCGCGGATTCAGGCAGAGATTCCGTGAAGGAACAACACCTAAACCCAAGAGGGCAGCTGCTGCAGCATCCAGTTCATCTTAA